From one Trifolium pratense cultivar HEN17-A07 linkage group LG1, ARS_RC_1.1, whole genome shotgun sequence genomic stretch:
- the LOC123902377 gene encoding exonuclease 1 has protein sequence MGIKDLLRFMKPYVEPIHIKNYAGKRVGIDAYSWLHKGAYSCSMELCLDSDSERKLRYIEYFMHRVNLLRYYKVTPVVVFDGGNVPCKAATEKERNKKRYTYRELAMNKLKEGNVNAASELFQRAVNITPVMAHKLIQTLKSENIEFVVAPYEADAQLAYLSNLETEKGGIAAVITEDSDLIAYGCPAVIFKMDREGNGERIELEKVFSAVSCKPSFRNFDMKLFTGMCVLAGCDFLSSVPGIGVARAHALVSKYQNIDRILSVLKFEKGDQMPEDYAKSFNDALAVFQHARIYDINTKELKHMKPLPENFLESLNENLDFLGPEIPSTIVKSIAEGNLNPSTKEAFDESECSRLPLLPIDPKSIGQLRKSEVPGPFKQENCFSVFGSQNFNENCTVTTLSDKDKYSNEASALQKLIMPLKTNETIKKTITCDKTPLKVPDNNPFRIRKHVEEEEEEKLNFFQKDETVEEISNVSSVEEISIDLDDYMSPNNIQEKGSNNLSRKRKFENVCLDKVEASDEQVSGVTEVENCDALCLNMESQESVKSKIRNNDLKGSGGSEKKSKISNSKKKGSNIRTILNFFSRV, from the exons ATGGGTATCAAAGATCTTCTCAGATTCATGAAACCTTATGTTGAACCCATTCACATCAAGAACTACGCTGGCAAACGG GTGGGTATTGATGCATATTCATGGCTTCATAAAGGGG cttattcaTGTAGTATGGAGCTTTGTCTTGATTCTGATAGTGAAAGGAAATTGCGGTATATTGAATACTTTATGCATAGAGTGAATTTGCTTCGGTACTATAAAGTGACACctgttgttgtttttgatgGTGGCAATGTTCCTTGCAAAGCAGCAACTGAGAAAGAGAGGAACaa AAAAAGATATACTTATCGTGAGTTGGCGATGAATAAGCTCAAAGAAGGGAATGTTAATGCTGCTTCTGAGCTCTTTCAG AGAGCAGTGAATATTACTCCTGTTATGGCACATAAACTAATTCAG ACTTTGAAATCCGAGAACATTGAGTTTGTTGTAGCTCCATATGAAGCAGATGCTCAGCTAGCATACTTGTCCAACCTTGAAACTGAAAAGGGCGGCATTGCAGCAGTGATCACAGAAGATAGTGATCTGATAGCGTATGGTTGTCCAGCT GTTATCTTTAAGATGGATCGTGAGGGAAATGGCGAAAGAATAGAGTTAGAGAAAGTTTTTTCTGCTGTATCTTGTAAACCTTCATTTCGGAATTTCGATATGAAACTTTTCACAG GTATGTGTGTTTTAGCTGGCTGTGATTTTCTTTCATCTGTTCCTGGCATTGGTGTTGCTCGAGCTCATGCCCTTGTTTCGAAGTATCAGAATATCGATCGT ATCTTATCTGTTCTTAAGTTTGAGAAAGGCGATCAAATGCCAGAAGATTACGCCAAATCCTTCAATGATGCACTTGCGGTCTTTCAGCATGCTCGAAT ATATGATATCAATACCAAAGAACTCAAGCACATGAAGCCTCTTCCGGAAAATTTTCTGGAGTCACTTAACGAAAACCTTGATTTTTTGGGACC AGAAATTCCCTCAACTATAGTCAAATCAATAGCTGAAGGAAACTTGAATCCATCAACTAAGGAAGCCTTTGACGAGTCTGAGTGTTCTAGACTTCCTTTACTCCCTATTGATCCTAAATCCATTGGTCAACTCAGGAAAAGTGAAGTTCCAGGACCATTTAAACAGGAAAATTGTTTTTCAGTCTTTGGCTCTCAGAACTTCAATGAAAATTGTACAG TTACAACGCTTTCAGATAAAGATAAGTATTCAAATGAAGCATCGGCACTTCAGAAACTAATCATGCCATTGAAAACAAACGAAACAATAAAAAAGACCATTACATGTGATAAAACTCCTTTGAAGGTTCCTGACAACAACCCTTTTAGGATAAGAAAACATgttgaggaggaggaggaggagaaattaaatttctttcaGAAAGATGAAACAGTTGAAGAAATTTCTAATGTAAGCAGTGTTGAAGAAATTTCTATTGATCTTGATGATTACATGTCACCAAATAACATCCAAGAAAAAGGGTCTAACAATTTGTCAAGGAAAAGGAAATTTGAGAATGTTTGCTTGGATAAAGTAGAAGCTAGTGATGAACAAGTTTCAGGAGTGACTGAAGTGGAAAATTGTGATGCTTTATGCTTGAATATGGAGTCACAAGAAAGTGTAAAGTCTAAGATTAGGAATAATGATTTGAAAGGAAGTGGTGGAAGTGAAAAGAAATCCAAGATAAGTAACTCCAAGAAAAAAGGGAGTAATATTAGAactattttgaatttcttttcaAGAGTGTAA